Proteins from a single region of Procambarus clarkii isolate CNS0578487 chromosome 32, FALCON_Pclarkii_2.0, whole genome shotgun sequence:
- the LOC138370560 gene encoding mucin-4-like, which yields MNGKVGQWKISLPAVKTCQTATKTMNYVHWLDERLLNVALRETCATGRQHKSFTFDKDERQLQNVLENKSATDVYCPRSQPQTSTAPRSQPQTSTAPRSQPQTSTAPRSQPQTSTAPRSQPQTSTAPRSQPQTFTAPEASHSHRRLLPPEVSHRRLLPQKPATDVYCPQKSATDVYCPQKSATDVYCPQTSATDVYCPQKSATDVYCPQKSATDVYCPRSQPQPQTFTAPEASHRRLLPQKPATDVYCPRSQPQTSTAPEASHRRLLPQKSATDVYCPRSQPQTSTAPEASHRRLLPQKPATDVYCPRSQPQTSTAPEASHRRLLPQKSATDVYCPRSQPQTSSAPEASHRRLLPQKPATDVNCSRSQPQTSTAPEASHRRLLPQKPATDVYCPRSQPQTSTAPEASHRRLLPQKPATDVYCPRSQPQTSTAPEAIHRRLLPQKPATDVYCPRSQPQTSTAPEASHRRLLPQKPATDVYCPRSQPQTSTAPEASHTRLLPQKPATDVYCPRSQPQTSTAPEASHRRLLPQKPATDVYCPRSQPQTSTAPEASHRRLLPQKPATDVYCPRSQPQTSTAPEASHRRLLPRKPATDVYCPGSQPQTSTAPEASHRRLLPPEVSHRRLLPPEVSHRRPLPQKSATDVHCPRSQPQTSTAPEVSHRRLLPPEVSHRRPLPQKSATDVHCPRSQPQTSTAPEVSHRRLLPPEVSHRRLLPPEVSHRRLLPPDVSHRRLLPPEVSHRRLLPPEVSYRRLLPQKPATATDVYCPRSQPQPQTFTAPEASHSHRRLLPQKPATATDVYCPRSQPQPQTFTAPEASHSHRRLLPQKPATATDVYCPRSQPQTSTAPEASHSHRRLLPQKPATDVYCPRSQPQTSTAPEVSHRRLLPQKPATDVYCPRSQPQTSTAQKPATDVYCPRSQPQTSTAQKPATDVYCPRSQPQTSTAPEASHRRLLPQKPATDVYCPRSQPQTSTAPEASHRRLLPQKPATDTTSTMRVSATSNMRYQLLAPLRYQAY from the exons AAGTCAGCCACAGACGTCTACTGCCCCAGAAGCCAGCCACAGACGTCTACTGCCCCCAGAAGCCAGCCACAGACGTCTACTGCCCCCAGAAGCCAGCCACAGACGTCTACTGCACCCAGAAGCCAGCCACAGACGTCTACTGCCCCCAGAAGTCAGCCACAGACGTCTACTGCCCCCAGAAGTCAGCCACAGACGTTTACTGCCCCAGAAGCCAGCCACAGCCACAGACGTTTACTGCCCCCAGAAGTCAGCCACAGACGTTTACTGCCCCAGAAGCCAGCCACAGACGTCTACTGCCCCCAGAAGTCAGCCACAGACGTCTACTGCCCCCAGAAGTCAGCCACAGACGTCTACTGCCCCCAGACGTCAGCCACAGACGTCTACTGCCCCCAGAAGTCAGCCACAGACGTCTACTGCCCCCAGAAGTCAGCCACAGACGTTTACTGCCCCAGAAGCCAGCCACAGCCACAGACGTTTACTGCCCCAGAAGCCAGCCACAGACGTTTACTGCCCCAGAAGCCAGCCACAGACGTCTACTGCCCCAGAAGCCAGCCACAGACGTCTACTGCCCCAGAAGCCAGCCACAGACGTCTACTGCCCCAGAAGTCAGCCACAGACGTCTACTGCCCCAGAAGTCAGCCACAGACGTCTACTGCCCCAGAAGCCAGCCACAGACGTCTACTGCCCCAGAAGCCAGCCACAGACGTCTACTGCCCCAGAAGCCAGCCACAGACGTCTACTGCCCCAGAAGCCAGCCACAGACGTCTACTGCCCCAGAAGTCAGCCACAGACGTCTACTGCCCCAGAAGCCAGCCACAGACGTCTTCTGCCCCAGAAGCCAGCCACAGACGTCTACTGCCCCAGAAGCCAGCCACAGACGTCAACTGCTCCAGAAGCCAGCCACAGACGTCTACTGCCCCAGAAGCCAGCCACAGACGTCTACTGCCCCAGAAGCCAGCCACAGACGTCTACTGCCCCAGAAGCCAGCCACAGACGTCTACTGCCCCAGAAGCCAGCCACAGACGTCTACTGCCCCAGAAGCCAGCCACAGACGTCTACTGCCCCAGAAGCCAGCCACAGACGTCTACTGCCCCAGAAGCCATCCACAGACGTCTACTGCCCCAGAAGCCAGCCACAGATGTCTACTGCCCCAGAAGCCAGCCACAGACGTCTACTGCCCCAGAAGCCAGCCACAGACGTCTACTGCCCCAGAAGCCAGCCACAGACGTCTACTGCCCCAGAAGTCAGCCACAGACGTCTACTGCCCCAGAAGCCAGCCACACACGTCTACTGCCCCAGAAGCCAGCCACAGACGTCTACTGCCCCAGAAGCCAGCCACAGACGTCTACTGCCCCAGAAGCCAGCCACAGACGTCTACTGCCCCAGAAGCCAGCCACAGACGTCTACTGCCCCAGAAGCCAGCCACAGACGTCTACTGCCCCAGAAGCCAGCCACAGACGTCTACTGCCCCAGAAGCCAGCCACAGACGTCTACTGCCCCAGAAGCCAGCCACAGACGTCTACTGCCCCAGAAGCCAGCCACAGACGTCTACTGCCCCGGAAGCCAGCCACAGACGTCTACTGCCCCGGAAGCCAGCCACAGACGTCTACTGCCCCGGAAGCCAGCCACAGACGTCTACTGCCCCCAGAAGTCAGCCACAGACGTCTACTGCCCCCAGAAGTAAGCCACAGACGTCCACTGCCCCAGAAGTCAGCCACAGACGTCCACTGCCCCAGAAGTCAGCCACAGACGTCTACTGCCCCAGAAGTCAGCCACAGACGTCTACTGCCCCCAGAAGTCAGCCACAGACGTCCACTGCCCCAGAAGTCAGCCACAGACGTCCACTGCCCCAGAAGTCAGCCACAGACGTCTACTGCCCCAGAAGTCAGCCACAGACGTCTACTGCCCCCAGAAGTCAGCCACAGACGTCTACTGCCCCCAGAAGTCAGCCACAGACGTCTACTGCCCCCAGACGTCAGCCACAGACGTCTACTGCCCCCAGAAGTCAGCCACAGACGTCTACTGCCCCCAGAAGTCAGTTACAGACGTTTACTGCCCCAGAAGCCAGCCACAGCCACAGACGTTTACTGCCCCAGAAGCCAGCCACAGCCACAGACGTTTACTGCCCCAGAAGCCAGCCACAGCCACAGACGTTTACTGCCCCAGAAGCCAGCCACAGCCACAGACGTTTACTGCCCCAGAAGCCAGCCACAGCCACAGACGTTTACTGCCCCAGAAGCCAGCCACAGCCACAGACGTTTACTGCCCCAGAAGCCAGCCACAGCCACAGACGTTTACTGCCCCAGAAGCCAGCCACAGACGTCTACTGCCCCAGAAGCCAGCCACAGCCACAGACGTTTACTGCCCCAGAAGCCAGCCACAGACGTCTACTGCCCCAGAAGTCAGCCACAGACGTCTACTGCCCCAGAAGTCAGCCACAGACGTCTACTGCCCCAGAAGCCAGCCACAGACGTCTACTGCCCCAGAAGCCAGCCACAGACGTCTACTGCCCAGAAGCCAGCCACAGACGTCTACTGCCCCAGAAGCCAGCCACAGACGTCTACTGCCCAGAAGCCAGCCACAGACGTCTACTGCCCCAGAAGCCAGCCACAGACGTCTACTGCCCCAGAAGCCAGCCACAGACGTCTACTGCCCCAGAAGCCAGCCACAGACGTCTACTGCCCCAGAAGCCAGCCACAGACGTCTACTGCCCCAGAAGCCAGCCACAGACGTCTACTGCCCCAGAAGCCAGCCACAGAC ACTACTAGCACCATGCGGGTATCAGCTACTAGCAACATGcggtatcagctactagcaccatTGCGGTATCAAGCTTACTAG